The Kosakonia sp. SMBL-WEM22 sequence GATATTTTCAGAACCGTTTTGCACCTGATGCACAATCTCTACCAGACGATTTTTCATCTCCATCAGTGCGCGCAACAGCGTACCGGTTTCATCGCGGTGGTGAGAGTTAATCGAACGGGTTAAGTCGCCATCGGCAATCGCTTCAGCAAAAGTGACGGCTTCCCTAAGCGGACGGGTGATCATACGCGCGATCGCCACGCCAATCAGGCTGCCAAGAGCAATACTGATCGCAGCAAGCACAATCAGTAGCAGGCGGTTAGAGCCGAAGTCTTTCTGCACCTGATCACCTGCGTCGCGCATCTGCTGATCCTGGATCGCGATCAGCGACTGCACCTTCGCTTTATAGGCATTCTGGACGTTGATGGTGTTGGTCATCATCTCCTGGATGGCGGCCGGGCGATCGTTACGCTTTACGGCATCAAGGATGCGAAAACGGGAGTCGAGGTACTGCTGGCGCACGGTGCGGATGTCAGCAAGGATCTGCTGCGACTGCTCGTCGCGCAGGTTTTTCGATAAATCTGCCAGTAAGGCTGTAATACGCGCGCTGATAGCCGCCAGCTCTTTCTGAGAGTTAGCCGACCATTTGCCGTCAGTATCTAACAGCATTAATTGTTGCGTGCTGACAAACGTCTGGAAATTATCAATTAGCTGGTTTGCTTTTACGGTAGTGGGATAATCCTCATGTACAATTTCCTGCATACCGTTATTGGCGCGATTAAGACTAAAAAGCGAGAAACAGGAGCTCACCACCATTAATACAATAAAGAATCCGAATGCCAGAAATAATTTCGTACCGATTTTTACATCATGTAAAAACATATCTTCTCCGTGGATTTGAATGTCTTGCTGACAAAAGCCTTGAACCCTAATTCAGAAGGCACGCTTAAGTCCCCGGCGCGAATGGAATGCCTGTCGCCACCAGACGTTATCGGTAACGTAAATGCTAACTTTATGAGTTTGATCGTTTTTTTATTAAATTAATTGCTTACTGGATAGCCATCAACTATCAATACGGCGTCATTGATCGTTATTTGTTTCTATAACTTATTATTCCGGTAATATATTAATGGGAGTTAACTACAGTTAATGAGAAATTAAATTTCATGCTAACTATTTTATTCAACCCGAGCCTGAAAAGACTTCACTTAATAAAAAATTAACAATTAATAAAAAATCATCAACAAAAAAATGGATGAGTAGAAATAAAAAAACCGCCAGCAAAGATGGCGGTTTTTTTAATTAAATATCTTTTAGTGTAAAACGGAAACGGCGTCCTGCAGCCGACCCGCGCGCTGTTTCACCATTGACGATACTTCTGCGCTCTGCTCAACAAGGCCGGCATTTTTCTGCGTAATGGCATCCAGCTCCGCCACGGCGCGCGTCAAATCCGCCAGGCCAGTAGCCTGCTCCGAAGTAGACTGGCTGATCTGGGCAATCAAGGCAGTGACATCTTTTACCTGAGCCACAATATCGTCCATGGTCCGCCCAGCTGCGTGAACCTGTTCGGAGCCGGACTGCACTTTGCTGGCGCTGGCATCAATCAGTTTACGAATATCATTCGCGGCGTTAGCGCTGCGGCTTGCCAGGTGGCGCACTTCACCGGCAACCACCGCGAAGCCTTTACCCTGTTCCCCTGCGCGCGCGGCCTCGACCGCAGCATTCAGCGCCAGGATATTGGTCTGGAAAGCAATATCGTTAATCAGCGCAGTGATAGAGCCGATACGCTGTGTGCTGTCGGCAATTTCATCCATGGTTTTCACCACCGTTTCCATCGCTTTACCGCCGTGAGCAGCGGCGTTACTGGCGGAGCTGGAGAGCTTATCCGCTGCTGACGCCGTTTCCGAGTTGCTCTGAACCGACGCGGCCATCTGGCCCATTGTCGCCACAGTCTGCTGCACGTTTACTACCGTCTGGCGCGTGCGCTCATTTAAATCATCATTGCCCTTCGCCAGCGTTTCGCTGCCGTTAAGCACGCTACTCACCTGACCAGAAACATCATTAATCAACCAGCGGCACATCAGCCCCAGCTGTCCGACAGAGCGCAGGATCAGCCCCACTTCATCGCTACGGTTAAGGAAATCGACGCTGTTACGCTCGCTCGTCGCTACACTCAGCGCCTGCTGCGCCACATTCTCGACCGGGCGAACAATCTGCCACTCAAACGCCAGCGCCCCCAGGAACGTTACCACTGTACTGACCAGCATCGATACAGGATGCGCGCCGGTAAACCACAGCGCCGCTAGCTGCGCTACCCACAGCAGCGCCATGACGCTGCGCGCCCGCCAGCGCAGCGGAAGCGTGGCTATTTTCCCCAGCATACCTTTACCCAGCACCAGCCCTTTATGCAGGCGCTTTTTGCTGCGCCCCTCATTTAATGCACTATAGAGCGGTTCAACTGCCGCGATCTCCTGCTCCGTCGCGCGGGTACGGATCGACATATAGCCGGTCACTTCACCGTTACGCACCATCGGAATAGCATTTGCACGCACCCAGTAGTGATCGCCATTTTTACGACGGTTTTTCACAATACCGCTCCACGGCTCGCCCTGTTTCAGGGTGAACCACATATCGGCAAATGCCGCTTTCGGCATATCGGGGTGGCGTACAAGGTTGTGGGGTTGGC is a genomic window containing:
- a CDS encoding methyl-accepting chemotaxis protein, producing the protein MFLHDVKIGTKLFLAFGFFIVLMVVSSCFSLFSLNRANNGMQEIVHEDYPTTVKANQLIDNFQTFVSTQQLMLLDTDGKWSANSQKELAAISARITALLADLSKNLRDEQSQQILADIRTVRQQYLDSRFRILDAVKRNDRPAAIQEMMTNTINVQNAYKAKVQSLIAIQDQQMRDAGDQVQKDFGSNRLLLIVLAAISIALGSLIGVAIARMITRPLREAVTFAEAIADGDLTRSINSHHRDETGTLLRALMEMKNRLVEIVHQVQNGSENISSAAAQIVAGNQDLAARTEEQASSVEQTAASMEQITATVKNTADHTSEASTLSADAATVVKSNGEMMMQVTEKMRVINDTSNRMSDIINLIDAIAFQTNILALNAAVEAARAGEHGRGFAVVAGEVRQLAQKSASSANDIRHLIESSASQTREGMALVERASSLINGMVTNVEEMDVILREIGQASREQTDGISQINSAIGLIDSTTQQNSSLVEESVAAAAALNDQALHLRELVKVFRLREAPMQA
- a CDS encoding PAS domain-containing methyl-accepting chemotaxis protein; protein product: MSSPLYVSQRNFPLDDDATLMSTTDTQSYITHANDAFIHASGYHLHELNGQPHNLVRHPDMPKAAFADMWFTLKQGEPWSGIVKNRRKNGDHYWVRANAIPMVRNGEVTGYMSIRTRATEQEIAAVEPLYSALNEGRSKKRLHKGLVLGKGMLGKIATLPLRWRARSVMALLWVAQLAALWFTGAHPVSMLVSTVVTFLGALAFEWQIVRPVENVAQQALSVATSERNSVDFLNRSDEVGLILRSVGQLGLMCRWLINDVSGQVSSVLNGSETLAKGNDDLNERTRQTVVNVQQTVATMGQMAASVQSNSETASAADKLSSSASNAAAHGGKAMETVVKTMDEIADSTQRIGSITALINDIAFQTNILALNAAVEAARAGEQGKGFAVVAGEVRHLASRSANAANDIRKLIDASASKVQSGSEQVHAAGRTMDDIVAQVKDVTALIAQISQSTSEQATGLADLTRAVAELDAITQKNAGLVEQSAEVSSMVKQRAGRLQDAVSVLH